A stretch of Anoplopoma fimbria isolate UVic2021 breed Golden Eagle Sablefish chromosome 4, Afim_UVic_2022, whole genome shotgun sequence DNA encodes these proteins:
- the tmed9 gene encoding transmembrane emp24 domain-containing protein 9, producing the protein MAAVRMRSCAPSVLLLSVLCGAASSLYFHIGETEKKCFIEEIPDETMIIGNYRTQLYDKQREEYMPATQGLGMFVEVKDPDDKVILSRQYGSEGRFTFTSHTPGEHQICLHSNSSKFALFAGGMLRVHLDIQVGEHANNYAEIAAKDKLTELQLRVRQLVEQVDQIQKEQNYQRYREERFRQTSESTNQRVLWWSIVQTLILVAIGIWQMRHLKSFFEAKKLV; encoded by the exons ATGGCGGCTGTCAGGATGCGGTCGTGTGCGCCGTCGGTGCTGCTGCTCAGCGTCCTCTGCGGCGCCGCGTCCTCGCTCTACTTCCACATCGGAGAGACGGAGAAGAAGTGCTTCATAGAGGAGATCCCGGACGAGACCATGATCATCG gaAACTATCGCACTCAGCTCTAcgataaacagagagaggagtaCATGCCGGCCACTCAGGGTCTGGGGATGTTTGTGGAAGTCAAAGATCCTGATGACAAG GTGATCCTGTCTCGGCAGTACGGCTCAGAGGGGAGGTTCACCTTCACGTCTCACACGCCTGGAGAGCATCAGATCTGTCTGCACTCCAACTCCTCCAAGTTCGCCCTGTTCGCCGGAGGCATGCTG AGGGTTCACCTGGATATCCAGGTGGGAGAACACGCCAACAACTACGCTGAGATCGCTGCCAAAGACAAGCTGACGGAGCTGCAGCTGAGAGTCAGACAGCTGGTGGAGCAGGTGGACCAGATCCAGAAGGAGCAGAACTACCAGAGG tACCGCGAGGAGCGTTTCCGTCAGACCAGCGAGAGCACCAACCAGCGGGTCCTCTGGTGGTCCATCGTCCAGACCCTCATCCTGGTCGCCATCGGCATCTGGCAGATGAGACACCTCAAGAGCTTCTTCGAGGCCAAGAAGCTGGTGTAA